The genomic window TACCTTGCTATCAGCTACGAATTCGGATTTAACCTGAATTTTGTTCTCTATGAATTCGTATCTTTTGCTCTCATCTGTGCCAAAATGGTATTAAAATATTATGCATTTATAAAGGCACGGGAATCCTTTGCACTCGGACGGAATCCTCGTCTTATTTTTGGATACATGCAACAGCTACTACCACAAGAAGCAAGTCAACATGATGAACCATCCGTATCTGAGGATGCACCTCCTCCTTCACTGTTGGTGatgggagaagagagaagagacgTGTACAAGCAGCCTCATGGGTATGTGTTCAAGGATGACTCAGGGCACAAAAACTATGGCTTGGTGACTATTGACAGAGTTTGGATGTTGGATAGCAACATGCTTCCAATGTCAACACCGCAACAGATAAAAGACTTATGCTTATCATTTGCATTGTTCAAGTTGTTGCGGTGCCGATTTGCAAGGTACAAGGTCACTAATAATGCTGCCTCCAAGGATACCTTCAGTTTTTTCTGGAGCTTGTTGCTGAAGGATGGCGGACATGACAGTGTATTTGGGGTGATTGCGGATGAGCTTTCTTTTGTTCATGACTATTATTACTCATCCCTCCCGATCTCCTATTCAAAGTGTTGGCTGCCCATCGTTGGTATCTTTATTTCACTCTTCAGCATAGGTTACTGCATCATCGCTGCAGTCTTCCTCACAATCTTGGTCGCACAGTACCTACATATTGATTCCTCTCAGATTTGGTGTGAAGTCATTTGTATTAAAAACCACCGGGTACAGCGGGTAAGCGACCCGGGATACATATATTTTGGAAGCTGGTACTTCGATCTGGTACCAATATTTTTGCTTTTTATGTTAGTCGTGATATCTGAGGTGAGGGACATGGTTTCTTACATCTGCTCCAATTGGACCAAAGTAGCCCTCATCTGCCGCCATCTAAACCGTGTCTCTTCATAGCATTCTTTTCGCATGCAGAAATGGGTTGTCTTTCTGTTGCACCGCAGATGCAAGCTGATGAATCACTGGGATGAAAAAATGGGCCAGTGCTCAGTACTGGTGCTTCGCCCAAGAACaacctctctttctcttctctggCACCTTCTCCATTTACCAGACCAGAAGAGGAAGGTTAAGGTGACAGCAGCTGTGAAGGTTTGTATCATCCGTGCAATAAGAAGCAGTAGAAATGGAAGCCTCAGCAGTGGCAGAGCATCTCTGCTCCGCTGGAGTCAAGTTGACGAAAGGTTCCTCTGGGCCTGCGACAGCAAGAGTGCATCTGGTACCATACTTACATGGCACATCGCCACAAGCATCCTTGAGGTGAGGCACCCGTGCCAACGCAATCAAGAACAAGGTTCTCCACTTATTTCTTCTGAAAATAGGATTGCTACCTCTCACCTGTCACGGTATTGCGCGTACCTGGTGACATGGTGCCCAGAACTGCTCCCTGACAACGACGAATGGAGCAAGGACCTGTACGAGGAGGTCAAGAAGGACGCCGAGCTTGCCATCGCCGGCCACGCTGCAGTGGGGTCATCGACACCGGAGGCCAAGTACCAACACCTGGTCGAATTACTAAGTGTGGACTCGAGGCATGAAATACTCAAGAACGGCGCGAGGCTCGGAAAGCAATTGGTGGAGTT from Phragmites australis chromosome 14, lpPhrAust1.1, whole genome shotgun sequence includes these protein-coding regions:
- the LOC133889939 gene encoding uncharacterized protein LOC133889939, encoding MINSLSLCANNLFNRPMAGENSTGSCPGDLVASFEKSMEGKMWRVNALLLASAILAGLIVGIGAYGQRYRHHRFTRFVFLGATTLFLPIISTVVTMHYSIMDMDLFNQLTVKCEGTSVILWAFLFQIIMINTSVVVAVDDREGRNIGPPFELLVQGVWTFYLAISYEFGFNLNFVLYEFVSFALICAKMVLKYYAFIKARESFALGRNPRLIFGYMQQLLPQEASQHDEPSVSEDAPPPSLLVMGEERRDVYKQPHGYVFKDDSGHKNYGLVTIDRVWMLDSNMLPMSTPQQIKDLCLSFALFKLLRCRFARYKVTNNAASKDTFSFFWSLLLKDGGHDSVFGVIADELSFVHDYYYSSLPISYSKCWLPIVGIFISLFSIGYCIIAAVFLTILVAQYLHIDSSQIWCEVICIKNHRVQRVSDPGYIYFGSWYFDLVPIFLLFMLVVISEKWVVFLLHRRCKLMNHWDEKMGQCSVLVLRPRTTSLSLLWHLLHLPDQKRKVKVTAAVKVCIIRAIRSSRNGSLSSGRASLLRWSQVDERFLWACDSKSASGTILTWHIATSILEVRHPCQRNQEQGSPLISSENRIATSHLSRYCAYLVTWCPELLPDNDEWSKDLYEEVKKDAELAIAGHAAVGSSTPEAKYQHLVELLSVDSRHEILKNGARLGKQLVELTEGEDTAWNLLADFWSQMILYVAPSDNLKGHSEAIARGGELITLLWALLFHAGIVSRTSDTAGAATAADVV